In Streptomyces sp. NBC_00448, the following are encoded in one genomic region:
- a CDS encoding ABC transporter permease, which produces MSEMTDSHSVVNGVATTPQKPSDQGKEREKARSLRSDALHDLSRKPMFYISGLLILFLIFISLWPGVLASGNPLSCDLAKSQMGATSGHPFGFDTQGCDVYTRTVYGARASVSVGIFSTLGVAVLGSLLGGLAGFFGGWWDAILSRISDVFFGIPILLGGVVFLSVVKGGTVTTVSIFIVLLGWPQIARIARGAVITAKQQDYVQAARALGASNTRMLLRHIAPNALAPIIVVATIALGTFISLEATLSFLGVGLKPPAVSWGIDISQASSEIRNAPHMLLWPAGALSITVLAFIMLGDAVRDALDPKLR; this is translated from the coding sequence ATGTCTGAGATGACCGACAGCCACTCGGTGGTCAACGGCGTCGCCACCACCCCCCAGAAGCCCTCCGATCAGGGCAAGGAGCGCGAGAAGGCCCGCAGCCTGCGGTCCGACGCGTTGCACGACCTCAGCCGCAAGCCGATGTTCTACATATCGGGCCTGCTGATCCTCTTCCTGATCTTCATCTCGCTGTGGCCGGGCGTGCTCGCGAGCGGCAACCCGCTCTCCTGCGACCTGGCCAAGTCCCAGATGGGGGCCACCTCCGGGCACCCGTTCGGCTTCGACACCCAGGGGTGCGACGTCTACACCCGCACGGTGTACGGTGCCCGCGCGTCGGTGTCGGTCGGCATCTTCTCCACCCTCGGGGTGGCGGTGCTCGGCTCGCTGCTCGGCGGCCTCGCCGGGTTCTTCGGCGGCTGGTGGGACGCGATCCTCTCCCGGATCAGCGACGTCTTCTTCGGCATCCCGATCCTGCTCGGCGGCGTGGTGTTCCTCTCCGTGGTCAAGGGCGGCACCGTCACCACCGTGTCGATCTTCATCGTGCTGCTGGGCTGGCCGCAGATCGCGCGTATCGCGCGCGGCGCGGTGATCACCGCCAAGCAGCAGGACTACGTGCAGGCGGCCCGCGCGCTCGGCGCGAGCAACACCCGGATGCTGCTGCGGCACATCGCGCCCAACGCGCTCGCCCCGATCATCGTGGTGGCCACCATCGCGCTGGGCACGTTCATCTCGCTGGAGGCGACGCTGTCCTTCCTCGGCGTCGGCCTCAAGCCGCCGGCCGTCTCGTGGGGCATCGACATCTCCCAGGCGTCCAGCGAGATCCGCAACGCGCCGCACATGCTGCTGTGGCCGGCGGGCGCGCTCAGCATCACCGTGCTGGCGTTCATCATGCTCGGCGACGCGGTCCGCGACGCCCTCGACCCCAAGCTGCGCTAG
- a CDS encoding peptide ABC transporter substrate-binding protein — protein sequence MRGATRVRCAVGVLAVALAATACGGGSSGGSSGGSSNGIVRASWGDPQNPLEPADTNEVQGGKVLDMVFRGLKKYNPKTAKAENLIASSITSTDAQNFDIKIKPGFKFSDGTPVTADSFINAWNYGALLKNAQLNAFFFEQIDGYDKVHPDAAGATATATKLSGLTKVSNTEFKVKLNQKFSLWPDTLGYAAFYPLPQSFFTNQAAWLKKPIGDGPYLIQNYTKGTQMSLRKWDGYTGPDAAVNKGVDLRVYTDNNTAYTDLQAGNIDLVDDIPASQLKNVKSDLGSRYINEPAGIIQTVAFPLYSNRWSSAKSAMVRQGLSMAINRKQITQQIFQNTRTPATDWTSPVLGSAGGYKAGLCGQECTYDPTKAKQLIAQGGGLPGGKITIGYNADTGSHKEWVDAVCNSINNVLGNNKACVGEPTGTFADFRNKITNKQMTNPFRSGWQMDYPLIQDFLQPLYFTNASSNDSHYSNPQFDKLVNQANADSDTGKAISTFQDAEKLLVKDMPAIPLWYQNGSAGYSSNLSNVLLNPFSVPVYNEIKVK from the coding sequence ATGCGCGGAGCCACACGCGTGAGGTGTGCGGTGGGCGTGCTGGCGGTCGCGCTGGCCGCCACGGCCTGCGGCGGCGGGAGCAGCGGCGGCAGCAGCGGCGGCAGCAGCAACGGAATCGTCCGCGCCTCCTGGGGAGACCCGCAGAACCCGCTGGAGCCGGCCGACACCAATGAGGTGCAGGGCGGCAAGGTGCTCGACATGGTCTTCCGCGGCCTGAAGAAGTACAACCCGAAGACGGCGAAGGCCGAGAACCTGATCGCCTCGTCGATCACCAGCACCGACGCGCAGAACTTCGACATCAAGATCAAGCCGGGCTTCAAGTTCTCCGACGGCACCCCGGTCACCGCCGACTCCTTCATCAACGCCTGGAACTACGGCGCGCTGCTGAAGAACGCCCAGCTCAACGCCTTCTTCTTCGAGCAGATCGACGGCTACGACAAGGTGCACCCGGACGCCGCCGGCGCCACGGCCACCGCCACCAAGCTCTCGGGTCTGACGAAGGTGTCGAACACCGAGTTCAAGGTGAAGCTCAACCAGAAGTTCTCGCTGTGGCCGGACACCCTCGGCTACGCGGCGTTCTACCCGCTGCCGCAGTCGTTCTTCACCAACCAAGCGGCCTGGCTGAAGAAGCCGATCGGCGACGGGCCGTACCTGATCCAGAACTACACCAAGGGCACCCAGATGTCCCTGCGCAAGTGGGACGGGTACACCGGGCCGGACGCGGCCGTGAACAAGGGCGTCGACCTGCGGGTCTACACCGACAACAACACCGCGTACACCGACCTGCAGGCCGGCAACATCGACCTGGTCGACGACATCCCGGCCTCGCAGCTGAAGAACGTCAAGTCCGACCTCGGCAGCCGCTACATCAACGAGCCGGCCGGCATCATCCAGACCGTCGCCTTCCCGCTGTACAGCAACCGCTGGTCGTCGGCGAAGTCCGCGATGGTCCGGCAGGGCCTGTCGATGGCGATCAACCGCAAGCAGATCACCCAGCAGATCTTCCAGAACACCCGCACCCCCGCCACCGACTGGACCTCGCCGGTGCTCGGCAGCGCGGGCGGCTACAAGGCCGGGCTGTGCGGCCAGGAGTGCACCTACGACCCCACCAAGGCCAAGCAGCTGATCGCGCAGGGCGGCGGCCTGCCCGGCGGGAAGATCACCATCGGCTACAACGCCGACACCGGCTCGCACAAGGAGTGGGTGGACGCGGTCTGCAACAGCATCAACAACGTGCTGGGCAACAACAAGGCGTGCGTGGGCGAGCCCACCGGCACCTTCGCCGACTTCCGGAACAAGATCACCAACAAGCAGATGACCAACCCGTTCCGGTCCGGCTGGCAGATGGACTACCCGCTGATCCAGGACTTCCTGCAGCCGCTGTACTTCACCAACGCCTCGTCGAACGACTCGCACTACAGCAACCCGCAGTTCGACAAGCTGGTCAACCAGGCGAACGCCGACAGCGACACCGGCAAGGCGATCAGTACCTTCCAGGACGCGGAGAAGCTGCTGGTCAAGGACATGCCGGCGATCCCGCTGTGGTACCAGAACGGCAGCGCGGGCTACTCCTCGAACCTGAGCAACGTCCTCCTCAACCCGTTCAGCGTCCCGGTCTACAACGAGATCAAGGTCAAGTGA
- a CDS encoding ABC transporter ATP-binding protein produces the protein MTVTDERAGAAAPASTTPLLEVRDLHVEFHTRDGVARAVNGVDYSVNAGETLAVLGESGSGKSVTAQTIMGILDMPPGRITHGEILFQGQDMLKMSAEQRRRIRGRKIAMIFQDALSSLNPVLSVGYQLGEMFRVHQGMSRKQARAKAIELMDRVRIPAAKDRIGDYPHQFSGGMRQRIMIAMALALEPDLIIADEPTTALDVTVQAQVMDLLAELQREYNMGLILITHDLGVVADVADKIAVMYAGRIVESSPVHDIYGAPAHPYTKGLLQSIPRLDQKGQELYAIKGLPPNLTRIPGGCAFHPRCPIAQDVCRTEVPTLHTVGAERGSACHFWKETIGD, from the coding sequence TTGACTGTCACCGACGAGAGGGCGGGCGCCGCGGCGCCCGCGTCCACCACTCCGCTGCTGGAAGTACGCGACCTGCACGTGGAGTTCCACACCCGTGACGGGGTGGCCCGCGCCGTCAACGGCGTCGACTACTCGGTGAACGCCGGTGAGACGCTGGCGGTGCTCGGTGAGTCCGGCTCCGGCAAGTCGGTCACCGCGCAGACCATCATGGGCATCCTCGACATGCCGCCCGGCCGGATCACGCACGGCGAGATCCTCTTCCAGGGCCAGGACATGCTGAAGATGTCCGCCGAGCAGCGGCGCCGGATACGCGGCCGGAAGATCGCGATGATCTTCCAGGACGCGCTGTCCTCCCTCAACCCGGTGCTCAGCGTGGGCTACCAGCTCGGCGAGATGTTCCGGGTGCACCAGGGGATGTCCCGCAAGCAGGCCAGGGCCAAGGCGATCGAGCTGATGGACCGGGTGCGCATCCCGGCCGCGAAGGACCGGATCGGCGACTACCCGCACCAGTTCTCCGGCGGTATGCGCCAGCGGATCATGATCGCGATGGCGCTGGCCCTGGAGCCGGACCTGATCATCGCGGACGAGCCGACCACGGCGCTGGACGTCACGGTGCAGGCGCAGGTGATGGACCTGCTCGCGGAGTTGCAGCGCGAGTACAACATGGGCCTGATCCTGATCACCCACGACCTGGGGGTGGTCGCGGACGTCGCCGACAAGATCGCGGTGATGTACGCGGGGCGGATCGTGGAGAGCTCGCCGGTGCACGACATCTACGGGGCGCCCGCGCATCCGTACACCAAGGGCCTGCTCCAGTCGATCCCGCGGCTGGACCAGAAGGGCCAGGAGCTGTACGCGATCAAGGGCCTGCCGCCCAACCTGACCCGTATCCCCGGTGGCTGCGCGTTCCACCCGCGCTGCCCGATCGCGCAGGACGTGTGCCGTACCGAGGTGCCGACGCTGCACACCGTCGGCGCCGAGCGGGGCAGCGCCTGCCACTTCTGGAAGGAGACGATCGGTGACTGA
- a CDS encoding ABC transporter ATP-binding protein, producing the protein MLRVRNLVKHFPLTQGILFKKEIGAVKAVDGISFDLYAGETLGIVGESGCGKSTVAKLLMNLERATSGEVFYKGEDITRLSGRALKAVRRNIQMVFQDPYTSLNPRMTVGDIIGEPFDIHPEVAPKGDRRRRVQELLDVVGLNPEYINRYPHQFSGGQRQRIGIARGLALNPEIIICDEPVSALDVSVQAQVINLMAKLQDEFGLSYIFIAHDLSIVRHISDRVGVMYLGRMAEIGTDTEIYEHPTHPYTQALLSAVPVPDPKAREHRERIILSGDVPSPANPPSGCRFRTRCWKAEERCAQETPLLAVPEVFAGSDSPAAHESACHFAAEKDVVGSASADAA; encoded by the coding sequence ATCCTCCGGGTCCGCAACCTGGTCAAGCACTTCCCGCTGACGCAGGGCATCCTCTTCAAGAAGGAGATCGGCGCGGTCAAGGCCGTCGACGGCATCTCCTTCGACCTGTACGCGGGGGAGACGCTCGGCATCGTCGGCGAGTCCGGCTGCGGCAAGTCCACCGTGGCCAAGCTGCTGATGAACCTGGAGCGGGCCACCTCCGGCGAGGTGTTCTACAAGGGCGAGGACATCACCCGGCTCTCGGGCCGGGCGCTGAAGGCGGTGCGCCGTAACATCCAGATGGTGTTCCAGGACCCCTACACCTCGCTGAACCCGCGGATGACGGTCGGCGACATCATCGGCGAGCCCTTCGACATCCACCCCGAGGTGGCGCCGAAGGGCGACCGGCGGCGCCGGGTGCAGGAACTGCTGGACGTGGTCGGCCTCAACCCCGAGTACATCAACCGCTACCCGCACCAGTTCTCCGGCGGCCAGCGGCAGCGGATCGGCATCGCCCGCGGCCTGGCCCTCAACCCGGAGATCATCATCTGCGACGAGCCGGTCTCCGCGCTGGACGTCTCGGTGCAGGCGCAGGTGATCAACCTGATGGCGAAGCTGCAGGACGAGTTCGGCCTGTCCTACATCTTCATCGCGCACGACCTGTCGATCGTGCGGCACATCTCCGACCGGGTCGGCGTGATGTACCTGGGGCGGATGGCGGAGATCGGCACCGACACCGAGATCTACGAGCACCCGACCCACCCCTACACGCAGGCGCTGCTGTCCGCGGTGCCGGTGCCGGACCCGAAGGCGCGCGAGCACCGGGAGCGGATCATCCTCTCCGGCGACGTGCCCTCGCCCGCCAACCCGCCGTCCGGCTGCCGCTTCCGCACCCGCTGCTGGAAGGCGGAGGAGCGGTGCGCGCAGGAGACGCCGCTGCTCGCGGTGCCGGAGGTCTTCGCGGGCTCCGACAGCCCGGCCGCGCACGAGTCGGCGTGCCACTTCGCGGCGGAGAAGGATGTGGTCGGCAGCGCGTCCGCCGACGCCGCCTGA
- a CDS encoding ABC transporter permease, whose product MGRYVIRRLLQMVPVFIGTTFLIFVMVYALGDPVAAMFGDKAPDPATAAQIRHAMYLDHSLPAQYIHYMKQIFTGDFGTSASGQPVTELMGTAFPVTIRLTLVAFAIEAVVGVGLGLVAGLRRGRFADSGVLAFTLVVVAVPTFVTGYLLQYFFGVKWHVANPAVAEGAPIGDLIMPGLVLAGVSLAYVARLTRTSVAENSRADYVRTAVAKGLPRRRVVTVHLLRNSLIPVVTFLGTDLGALMGGAVVTERIFNIHGVGYQLYQGILRQNPPTVVGFVTILVIVFLAANLLVDLLYAVLDPRIRYV is encoded by the coding sequence ATGGGGCGCTACGTCATCAGGCGACTGCTCCAGATGGTGCCGGTCTTCATCGGCACGACGTTTCTGATCTTCGTCATGGTCTACGCCCTCGGCGACCCCGTGGCGGCCATGTTCGGCGACAAAGCGCCCGACCCGGCCACCGCGGCGCAGATCAGGCACGCGATGTACCTGGACCACTCACTACCGGCCCAGTACATCCACTACATGAAGCAGATCTTCACCGGTGACTTCGGCACCTCGGCCAGCGGCCAGCCGGTCACCGAGCTGATGGGTACCGCCTTCCCGGTCACCATCCGGCTGACCCTGGTCGCCTTCGCGATCGAGGCGGTGGTCGGTGTCGGCCTGGGCCTCGTCGCGGGCCTGCGGCGCGGCCGGTTCGCCGACTCCGGCGTGCTGGCGTTCACCCTGGTCGTGGTGGCGGTCCCCACCTTCGTGACCGGCTACCTGCTCCAGTACTTCTTCGGTGTGAAGTGGCACGTGGCCAACCCCGCGGTCGCCGAGGGCGCCCCGATCGGCGACCTGATCATGCCGGGCCTGGTGCTGGCCGGCGTCTCGCTGGCGTACGTGGCCCGGCTGACCCGCACCTCGGTCGCGGAGAACTCCCGCGCCGACTACGTGCGTACCGCCGTCGCCAAGGGCCTGCCCCGGCGGCGCGTGGTCACCGTGCACCTGTTGCGCAACTCGCTGATACCCGTGGTCACCTTCCTCGGTACCGACCTCGGCGCCCTGATGGGCGGCGCGGTGGTCACCGAGCGGATCTTCAACATCCACGGCGTCGGCTACCAGCTCTACCAGGGCATCCTGCGGCAGAACCCACCGACGGTGGTCGGCTTCGTCACCATCCTGGTGATCGTCTTCCTCGCCGCCAACCTGCTCGTCGACCTGCTCTACGCGGTCCTGGACCCGAGGATTCGGTATGTCTGA
- a CDS encoding peptide ABC transporter substrate-binding protein, which produces MRGAKSAKWVVGAAVVALAATACGSGSSDKAGGSNDGIVRAWWGDPQNPLEPANTNEVQGGKVLDMIFMDLKEYDPKTGKANLEAAQSIDTTDQQNFTVKLKPGLKFSDGTPVTASSFVDAWNYGALLTNKQLNAYFFEDIEGYDKVHPDSGAPTAKTMSGLKVVDSSTFTVKLTQKFSTWPDRLGYKAFAPLPKSFFTDHAGYLNKPVGDGPYKVESYTKGSSMKLVPNPYYTGPSKPKNKGVLLKVYTDSNTAYADLQAGNLDVLDDIPAEQLTHAKSDLDGRYLNQPAGIIQTVSFPLNQKAWNAPGMDKVRLGLSMAIDRKTITQKIFQGTRTPAGDLTSPVLGAAGGYSATIAGDAVTYNPAKARELIKAGGGIPGGHMTIGYNADSGSHKQWVDAVCNSINNVLGDNKACVGAPTGTFADFRNQITKGEMTNPFRSGWQMDYPLIDDFLTPLYATGGSSNDSHYSNPKFDALIKQANAEPDTTKATELYQQAEKLLFTDMPVIPLWYQNGEAGWSKRVSNVTENAFSYPVYTDITVNS; this is translated from the coding sequence ATGCGCGGTGCCAAGAGCGCCAAGTGGGTCGTAGGAGCGGCGGTAGTCGCGCTGGCCGCGACCGCCTGCGGTTCCGGAAGCTCGGACAAGGCCGGCGGCTCGAACGACGGGATCGTCAGGGCCTGGTGGGGTGACCCCCAGAACCCGCTCGAGCCCGCGAACACCAACGAGGTGCAGGGCGGCAAGGTCCTGGACATGATCTTCATGGACCTCAAGGAGTACGACCCGAAGACCGGCAAGGCCAACCTCGAGGCGGCCCAGTCGATCGACACGACCGACCAGCAGAACTTCACCGTCAAGCTCAAGCCGGGTCTGAAGTTCTCCGACGGCACCCCGGTCACCGCCAGCTCCTTCGTGGACGCGTGGAACTACGGCGCGCTGCTCACCAACAAGCAGCTCAACGCGTACTTCTTCGAGGACATCGAGGGCTACGACAAGGTGCACCCGGACAGCGGCGCGCCGACGGCGAAGACCATGTCCGGCCTGAAGGTCGTGGACAGCAGCACCTTCACCGTCAAGCTCACCCAGAAGTTCTCCACCTGGCCGGACCGGCTCGGCTACAAGGCGTTCGCGCCGCTGCCGAAGTCGTTCTTCACCGACCACGCCGGCTACCTCAACAAGCCGGTCGGTGACGGCCCGTACAAGGTCGAGTCCTACACCAAGGGCTCCAGCATGAAGCTGGTCCCGAACCCGTACTACACCGGGCCGAGCAAGCCGAAGAACAAGGGCGTGCTGCTCAAGGTCTACACCGACTCCAACACCGCCTACGCCGACCTGCAGGCCGGCAACCTGGACGTGCTGGACGACATCCCGGCCGAGCAGCTCACGCACGCCAAGTCCGACCTGGACGGCCGCTACCTCAACCAGCCGGCCGGCATCATCCAGACCGTGTCGTTCCCGCTGAACCAGAAGGCGTGGAACGCGCCCGGCATGGACAAGGTCCGGCTCGGCCTGTCGATGGCGATCGACCGCAAGACCATCACCCAGAAGATCTTCCAGGGCACCCGCACCCCGGCCGGCGACCTCACCTCGCCGGTGCTGGGCGCGGCCGGCGGCTACAGCGCCACCATCGCGGGCGACGCGGTGACGTACAACCCGGCCAAGGCGCGCGAGCTGATCAAGGCGGGCGGCGGCATCCCCGGCGGCCACATGACGATCGGCTACAACGCCGACTCCGGCTCCCACAAGCAGTGGGTGGACGCGGTCTGCAACAGCATCAACAACGTGCTGGGCGACAACAAGGCGTGCGTGGGTGCCCCCACCGGCACCTTCGCCGACTTCCGGAACCAGATCACCAAGGGTGAGATGACCAACCCGTTCCGGTCGGGCTGGCAGATGGACTACCCGCTGATCGACGACTTCCTGACGCCGCTGTACGCGACCGGTGGCAGCTCGAACGACTCGCACTACAGCAACCCGAAGTTCGACGCGCTGATCAAGCAGGCGAACGCCGAGCCGGACACCACCAAGGCGACCGAGCTCTACCAGCAGGCCGAGAAGCTGCTCTTCACGGACATGCCGGTGATCCCGCTCTGGTACCAGAACGGCGAGGCGGGCTGGTCCAAGCGCGTGTCCAACGTGACCGAGAACGCGTTCAGCTACCCCGTCTACACGGACATCACGGTCAACAGCTGA